The Electrophorus electricus isolate fEleEle1 chromosome 4, fEleEle1.pri, whole genome shotgun sequence region AGAAACcccaaggaaagcagctacaaccaaatacctacaaatacCTACAGCCAAATACttacaaagagtgagacacgTCCTGAGAAGTCATTTGAAGGAGAGGAACAAAATCTAGGCTATGAACACTTACCAATCATCGGATATATCAACACCTGCCCACAACTACCAGTCACtggatatatcaacacctaccaACATCCACCcatcatcagatatatcaacacctaccaACACTTTCaggtcatcacatatatcaaaaCCTACCAATACCTACTAGTCATCAAATACCCCGCTGGCATAATCAGCTGGCAAAAGGAGGAGATAtaactgacatcaagacaaggagaGTTTCATCTCAAATCCAACAACCTGAGGAGGGGGGCCAAGGAATAGTGAGCGTCACAGCTACTATCCAGGATGTGGTGATCCCACATGttgtgatagcaacatcaggaacaaggactgaaagaagagctaAAAAATTTGTGGAAGGTGAAGGAAACTCTGGTTCCCATAGTAATCGAGAACATTGGGGGCTGTGAATCCCAAACTGaaagaatggctccagcagatctccgtccagaacagtgcagtcctgagaacagctaagatactacattgaaccctcaaactcccagtgGGCCCgacattaaatgaaaaaagactGTATATAGTATAGGtgcattttgcttgcacagccaatgaaggacctctgtcccaaacattttgtttctctggaaactttactacaattttgtgtatatatatattcttctaTTCTATTTTAACCTTACATtctattcatatattcatattcctCTCCATTTAGCTGTTCcttacaaatgaaatgaaattgaataaatgaataaattaaacaacaaaatgtatttacacataGATAAGACACACCCAGAAGAGATATGAGTTCATAGTCCCAGGTCAGGTATACTATTCACATACATTATTAATGGGTCCCAGATTTTGTCAAATGTCTTAATGGAGCCCTTGAGGGTGCATTTAATTTCCTCCAATCCTAGCTCAATCCTAGCTCAGTCGCTagttaaaacagttaaaacatGCCTGGGTATTCACTCACCTACAGTAAACAACCACCTTTTTCAAACCCTTTCTATCACAATTATCAGTGGAAACACATCACAACTTTGAACAGTGCAGGACAAGTTACCACCAGGGCTTTTGCAACATACAGTGGACTGCTTCTGTATGTCACCTGACAGGTAGAGCCAGAAGAACAAGATTCTCACAATATCGTGGTTGTGGGTTTGAGTCACAGAACATCTGCTGTCATACTCATAAATAGGTGAAGTTGCTCTGGGCAAGTCTcccaaatgctgaaaaatcaCTGTAACAAATATGGCAGCTCTTTAGGCAAAGAGAGTATCTGTATTTAAAAAGGCTACCATGTAACAATTTgaatttacttttaattaaaaacatcttgTAGGTTAAAATTAGAAACTATTGCCAAAAACCAGGGTGTTAGCTACCCTTCATGTCCTCATTAATGACTAGTTTCAGTCCAGTAGAGGGCAAGTGTAATTGTTTCAGGGTACTGAGTGAATTTGAAACCTTTACAGATAGTTTGCCTATGTTCCAAGTAGGTACCTTACATGCACAACTCACTGTTTTAGCTACAGAGGCCTGGCACTCATGTGTTTAGATTAGTTAAATAGGTTCACATGATGGTCTGAAAGATGATTACAAacattatatgtattttatctgCTTTCAAATCGTGCTCTTTTACTTCAGTTaggcatttatttgttttttgggttttttttaggaaaaatgttttgcttgttAGGAGTATCTAATTATTTTGGTATTGAAACTATTCCTCAAGAACTCAAGCGCGCCCTCTCTCGTAGCACGCTGGTATTatgcagttttgtgtgtttctttactttagCCACTAGATGGAACTGCACTCTAGGTAATGAAGTGACAAAAAATCGACCTTCTCGTCAAGGTTCTCGTGTGTGACAGTGGACAACAACGGGCTTGTTAAGATGACGAAATGGACATCTTTGTCATCCTGGTTTCCTGACAAAATTACCAGATATCTCGAGGTAGAGTAACAACGAAATCAGAGCAAGCAAAAGAAAAGTTGCAAAGACCTCCTTAATCTGTGAGAACAGGATGGCtagatttattattaaatgtaaaaaacaaacaaactaagaACACAACTAGAGAAGGACTCGGCGAGGAGCAGCACACTGGAATCTGCAGATCTGCAGACAAGCTAAGGAGAGCGAGTGACACAAAGCTGGGggaaaatatttgcatttctaAGAAGATGAACAcaatattctattctatttatCTAGTTTAATAAGCTTTACAGATCCATAAATATTTTCCAGTTGTATTTACTGGGCCACACTATCCACTTGTATTTACTGTAATTCTGACAAACATTTTGTAGAAGACTATTATAAAATACTCTGAAAGATATCAGAAATCAACCACTGTTGCATAATTTATGTTAGTTATGTTATTTTGCCTGTGCAGtgagttttttcccccctggtATCACATGACAGAAGCTAAACCCTGGCTTACTGTACATTCCAAATCAGTGacattcaggtcaggtgatttgGTCCTCAAATCAGGAACAGCCATATCAAGATGCACTTATACTCACCACCATTAAATATACACGATGACGGTGACCGTAAACCTGTAGTCAGGACCAGGAACATGTCATCATGTGCTGCTGGCTGTCAATACTGTTGCGTTTGTTCAAACCAAACGTGAGTGTGGtctttgtgagtgtgggtgcTCCCGGGCCCTCAGTCCTGTGAGTGACCTCTTTTGACACCCCTGTCCTACAGTTACAGTGATGCAATATTCTTGTTGATTCTGGGACGCCAGCATCTTCTCCAGAAGGGAACTTGAGAAAGAGGTGGAATACGTGCACCAAAATCAAGGAGAGCTCAGGTATAATAAAGAACAGAGGTCTTTGGTGCTGAAACATGTAAAGTAGTGCAAGTGAAATATATGACACAGAGGTACAGAAGGATCCAGTAAAAAGGAGAAGGTTGGAGTGTTTTGTGTACAGAAACCATCGCCAAGTAAAAAGACACCGGACAGTCTTTTGAGCTGAAGTTTATTTGACAATTGTGCGGCAATAATTTAGAACTGCAAACAGTGTAAAGCGTTACCGAAATGAGCATTGTTCGCTGGGTATTAATCCTTTATAAAatccataattttttttttttacaacatgaACATTAGACATTTAGCATATTCACTACTTATGTACATCGCCACACGCGCATACATGCCGCCCTTATGCAAAAAGACAGTTGAGTCTAAAGGGGAGTTGAAGGGTTACACGCAAAACTAAAGGGACCTGGTTAAAGCACACAACCCCTTTAAAGCAGCACACGCTCAGTCCCTCACCGGATAGTCGAGCTCATCTCTGGATCGCTCCTTCATTCTTCCAGTCCCAAGTACATGTGCACTTAATGCATGTTACACAATCTTTTATTAAATTCCAATTACCAACGGCAAAACCCCTGCCGGAGGCGCAGTTCTGAGAGCAGTAGCAGTGACTGTGGTGAACATACACGCTATGTTCATGTGGATCTGTTGATATTGGAAAGCCATGAAAGGGTGCGGTTCTGAGATCAGCGCCAGAGAACGTGGTAAATTTACACGCATTGTGTGTACGTGCATCTGTTGAATCTCGTAAGCCTCTGAAGGTGAAATACTCACCACTTGTCTGGGCAGCTACAGTGACACCTGATCAGGAGTCTTACATCACATGGAGGATAATGACAGTACTAAACCTGGCAAAATACATGAGGTGCTTTGATTGCTTAGATAGACGACTACTGAAATCATAAAAACCTTTCTAGATTGACTAACAAAAGCATGTGCCACCTGACTCCGACAGAGTCTGCTTCCAGAAGAGTTGTACTGCAATGTGTAGCTATAGAAGAGGATGTTATGTTGCAATAGACATTAGTCCAAGACACATTTATTCCAAGACTTTAGTTAGGAGGATTTctttaagaaaatatatattacagtcAAGAGGAGGAAGGGTCACGTGTTGGAAACGTGTGAGGACTGTCTGAAAGGAGCAGAAAGGTCACGGGCAAGTGCACTTACAGATTAAAGACCCACTTTTAtcagaatatttacattaactTTCATATCTACcaaaaaacacagaatacatTCAATATCAAAGGTCTGTAAGGTGCTAACAGAGCTTTACTCGCTGGAGATCCGTGTTGTGTAGGTGCACGGAAGTCCTGTCACAAGGACCATGTAGTTCTTTTCTCCAGAAACCTCTCAAGTTCTGGACAAAAGGACATTTTCTGCAGATAATCCCCAAGGGCAGAATGAGTCAGTTCCACTCTGGTCTTAACTGTTTCTAGAAAATAGGCCTGAAGTGAAAACTCTTCGAGATGGTGAAAGAACATCCTCAAACCACAAACCCTTGCAGAGGATTTCCATAGGATTCCAACTACCGAAAAGCCCATGTTACGCCCAGCTACTCCAACTGGGAGTTTGCACCTTACTAAAAATCTCAAAGTTAAAAAGATTAATGAGGGGGTGAGATGGGGGGGAGGGCTGTCATAACAAAAGGTCAGAGCACTGTTAGTAGTATTgtctgattaaaaacaaaaacagcttcgATCCCAACAGAGAGAGGGTTCCGCCCAGGGCACTGGTGACCAGAGGAACATCTCTAGAAATGAACCCTTATCTAAATGCTGACATATGTTGAGGTATTTAAGTAACATTTCCAAGCACTGAAGATTAAAGTATGAAATAAGAACCTCACCGTCAAGGGCAAATCCAGTAGTCTaccaaaaataaagattttttttctaacaaATCCTGCAGTGGTCACTTCTGTTTGCTTGAGGTCACCATCATACAATACATCCAAGATGCCAGTATGTTTCCAAATTGTCTACAAGAGGTGCAGTAGTTTATAGCTCATAGAGCATTAACAAATATTGCACTAAACAAACTTTCCTCGGCTAAGAAAAATATCAAACCCTCAGTTTAACACGTTTTTCTTAAGACTAATGCCATAGATTAAAAACGGCAATACTGACAGACATGTAGGCTTTTGTTAATGTCGACTTCCACCCCAATCTCAAGGGTTTGGGTACAAAAGGAAGCAGTTGTTACAACGTCCCCCGGTCTCCCCGACGAAGCTAAAGACCAATTCCACTGTGAAACCCTGTTTGCGCAaattttcagaataaaaaagtaaggataaaaaataaaaagaaaagcttcGTCTGTGAATCTATAGAAACACTACAGTCTACAGAATACTCGGCGACAAATATTACGCAAGTACGCAATGTTACAAGCAGACGAGAGCGCGCAAAGGGGGCCTGAAGCATCCTATGCACTGCCGTTTTCCATTCTTTGGTCCCCAACGCAGTCGTTACCGGAGCCTTGCTCCGCACTCGCAGGGGAAGACGCGTCCGTGGAGCTCGACAGGTCGGCAtccggagagagagagtctttgtCGTCTGCCATAGTATCGAATCCACAGCTTTTATCCACCAGCACGGAGGGGAAAGCGGCTGCAGTGGAGGCGTGCGCGGGGATCCCGGGGTACAGCCACGGGAACGGGCTGGTCAGTGCCGCGGCTGGACACACGAACTTCTCCAGATTGCTCTTATCAAAAAAAGGCATATAGGACGCCGCCGCCGAGGGGTTTATAAAGTAAAACGGCATGCAAAATGGAGTTTGCTGTCCAACGCCAGTCATTCCCATTAAAGAGTTCATGAACGCCAAGTCTGCTCGATTTGTTTGATCCGTGCTTGAAGCACCGTTTCCAGCCCAGGTCATTTTAGGCTTTTTGGCAGTACGTTCATCTCCAAATTCCTGTTTTATCTTAACTCCCTTCGGTCCCGCAACTTTTTCAGGGTCACATCCTTTCTCCAGTTTGCCTTCGCTTTTCTCGGCTTCTCCTCCATATCCACTGTCGGTGTCGGTGTCGTTTTCGCTCGGCTCCGGGTTCTGAGTCCTCTGAATGACGGGGACACAGTTGGCCTGGCCGTCCTTCAGCCCGTCGCGGTCCTGACCGTCTCCGCTGGATAAGGGCTGGTGGACAAGTCGCGCGCTTGGGTGCAATTGTGCAGAAACTTTGTGCAAATGGTTGATCAGCTGAGTGCACCTCTGTTCGCGGGCGGTCCAGTTCTCCACTTTGTTCAGATACTGCAGAACCTCTTTGGCACACGTTTGAAAGCCCGAGTGAAAAGCATCCAAGTCGGCATGGATGGAGGACTTCAACGACCGATCCCCTGATACATGGACACAAGAAAAACGTTAGTGCCGATTTATCATCGTCATATCAAGACACACTTAACACTTCGCCTGGGGTAAAGCTATGTTCTCTCACACTTAGAGCTGTAGAATGCGTATTTGGTAATCGTTTAGTGTTACTGCTGCTGACAGGCCAACTGTCAGGGTCATTTACCGTTCTGCAAAGCCAGGATCTTCTGGTGCTGTTGCTCCGTGACCGCCGTCAAAGCATTCAAGTGTTTCAAAGTTAGCTCAAGAACCACCGCTTTTTCCAGATGACCCAGCGTCTGAGGCACATCGAAAACAAGTGTTAGATTCTCAAGAAACTTCacgagatttaaaaaaacatatatattttttaaaaagacggTCTCAAAGAAGAGACTAATGTTTACAACCAGTAATCAGCTCGGGATTTCTTTACCGTTAGCTTCAGGTGTTCGGGCAGTAAATCCTTCAGCTGTCCGATACACTCATTAATCCGGTCCCGTCGCTTCTTTTCTATGAGTCTGTGTGGTAACTTGTAAGCGTCCTGcattttgaccaaaaaaaaaacgttaGTAAAAAAATAAGGCAAAATGATGTTCTAGAAATGCAATTTAACCGACGTGAAATGTAAAAGGGAATAAGGTAAACCTGCTAAAACGGCTGCGTTATACGAACGTGCCGTACGGGGTATGGCGCGAGGACGGATCGGTGAGGACATGCATATCCCGCTTACCTTTCCTTCCTCTCGCTTCATGGCTCTTTTCGACTTGCACATGTAAAGAGACGAATATTCGACcctgaaaaacaaaactctgATGCTTAACAATTAAATCCATTTATTTGGAAAACATACATTTGAAAACAGTGTCAGTCGTGttcacaaaacagcagcatTACCCCAGAAAATCTGCGTGATCAAGGAACGGTCTGTCCTGCAGTCGCGATATTCTTTCATCCATAACTTTTCACTTTCTTTCATCCACTTTTTTTGTCTCCTTCGGCAAACCTGCGTTTATAATTCCAAGACCAGCGAAAGTGACACGCGAGCGTTTCCGCGCAGCGCGCACGTCCGGTAGGCGCAGCGTTTTCAGAATGAGCCGTCCTCGCGTGGGCTGCCACTTCGCCGAGCACCTTTTTGCGCGAGAGCCAGAGCGCACGCGCGCGCCACCGCTCGGAACGGCTTCCGACTCACGTGTGAACTGCACCAGCCCAAAAGTCCGGCGATTAACCAGCGCTTAAGGCCACGCGCCGTCGCAGAAGTCGCCCGCACCCGAGGCAGCCAATCGGAGCGGACGCTGCAGCACGTCTATGCGTAAACAGGCACGCTGGACATTTGGGGGGATTAAACTTCCAGCACTAACGACATCCTGAGCGCACGCGTCCTTGCAAGTAACCTCCACGGATTGTTGCAGCTGAGGCAACCACCTTTGGGACCAAAGTCACGTTCGTCAAACAAACGGTCACAATTTTCCGCGAAACGTAAGACTAGAGAACCGACGAGGTCCGCTCGTGAGGTGCGCCCGCCAGGATCTCTACCGCGTGCTTAAACACGTGCGCACTCTGGCTTCTGGTGCAATAAAACTTTTGTTTGgtgcaagcacacactcacactccagTAGGTGGTCCCGGGACTGAGGGACCACTCGACGCAGATTGTATAATGCAGTATCCGCTCCTGACAGCAACGCTTACAGTGAAAAGGTGCCAACACCGGAACACAGTTTCCGGCACAGCCTAAATAGATAAGCCTTTTTTGTAACACCATACTGATAAAGCATTTCAGCAACAAATTTGCCACACATCAGCCAGGCTATTTTGGTTTAACTTATGTAAACACAAGCCTGCACGTACGCACATCACGCATTTCCATAATGAACGTTACAAAACGgccgcgtgcgcgcgtgcgtgagAGCGAGCGGCTCTGATATTCTTAGGGACGAGCGTCACCACGACGCTCCAGATCCAGATCCAGGTGCCAGTCACTAGCACTCACGGATACGGGCGCTATTTCGGATGGATAAACGCAACAATACTAACATCTCTAGATAAGTTGTAGTTGGCTAGTAACTGCTTTAGCCTCGAGAGAAATCCTTGAGTGTatcttataaataataaaacaaaaaaaaaaaacaaaaaaaagcagcgAATATATTTATCGCATATttgcaaacttttttttcctgttgaaataTACTTAAAACATTGAGAAAGAATAAATATCGATAAATCGCATGACTTTtatgtgtacagtatatgtatataataaacatGGGCCTGTTTACCATGGACACGCGGTTTTCCCACAGTTTGGTCACATTCCAGCGGGATTAAGTGCGAGGCTCTCACGTGGCTGCCTGTCACGTTACTTCCCCGTGGGACTCATGTGACGCTGTCAGCGTCGTTATAAAGAGGTTGCACAGGGCGTTTAGCGCTTCTTGGCAGCGGTCACGCGTTCACCCACATTTCTGCCCGTGACATGGGATTTTCCTGCCAGCAGCCGccgttcccacacacacacaccgtgctgCTCCTTCGTCCTCTGCCAGCGCCgtcttcctgctgctgctggtgttgcTGTGGCAGTCGTGTGTTGGAGTCCCCCCTCTCGCCTCCCCGTTCCCAGCCTCGCTCCGTTTCCTCTGCCCTGCCGCGTTCTGCTCTATATGTGGCTGTCGGGCAGCTTTGCTCCAAATGTTTTCCATATTAGTTCAGAGCCTCCTCTGATTCCAAATAGCTGCAGCACCACAGGGCTGGCggggagggtgaggagagagcaCAGCGGGGGGaggcagacagcacagaggggcATTCGAGGGGAGGAGAGCAGACGCTAGACGAGGAAGGCGagcagaagaaaagagaaggagagaaaagcgGGAGAAAGAGTTGACCAGCAGACCCCCGGAAGGGACGAGGAGGCGCAGAGCGTGAGGCGGAAGGAAGAATGCGCTCGGACAAGAGTCGCGCGGGCGGAGGGGAGGACGCCGGGCCCGTGGAGCGGGCTCGCTGCGGCCCGGACGGCCACAGGTGCTGTGGCTGCCCCTTCCCGCTGCTGATTGCG contains the following coding sequences:
- the bhlhe41 gene encoding class E basic helix-loop-helix protein 41, which translates into the protein MDERISRLQDRPFLDHADFLGVEYSSLYMCKSKRAMKREEGKDAYKLPHRLIEKKRRDRINECIGQLKDLLPEHLKLTTLGHLEKAVVLELTLKHLNALTAVTEQQHQKILALQNGDRSLKSSIHADLDAFHSGFQTCAKEVLQYLNKVENWTAREQRCTQLINHLHKVSAQLHPSARLVHQPLSSGDGQDRDGLKDGQANCVPVIQRTQNPEPSENDTDTDSGYGGEAEKSEGKLEKGCDPEKVAGPKGVKIKQEFGDERTAKKPKMTWAGNGASSTDQTNRADLAFMNSLMGMTGVGQQTPFCMPFYFINPSAAASYMPFFDKSNLEKFVCPAAALTSPFPWLYPGIPAHASTAAAFPSVLVDKSCGFDTMADDKDSLSPDADLSSSTDASSPASAEQGSGNDCVGDQRMENGSA